CCGCTTTGATTTTCACCGTTGCTTGGATTTCGTAACCTGGTAATTCTGGCTGAGGAATGATTTCCACTGTCACTTTTTGAATGGGTAGGGGATGACAGAGGGGAATTAAATTGGCAGTTTGTTTAGCTGCCATGATACCAGCGATTCTAGCTGTCCCTAAAACATCACCCTTGGGTGCATTCCCTGCTTGGATAGTGGCAAAAGTTGCTAGTTGCATTTTGACTTTGGCGATCGCAGTGGCTTGACGAACTGTAACATTCTTTTCAGACACATCTACCATCTGGGCTTGCCCTTGGGAATCGAGGTGAGAAAGGTTAGAAGGATTTTCTGGAGAATTTGCTTGCATCTTCTTTGTGTCTGTGCTAGTATTAGATTCGGTGATAAGGGCGTGTAGCTCAGTGGACTAGAGCACGTGGCTACGGACCACGGTGTCGGGGGTTCGAATCCCTCCTCGCCCGTTGAATGATAAAAACCTGGTAGAGACGCAGCGTCGCTGCGTCTATATTTTTTTGAGATGTATATTTAGTTATTATTGCTTAGAGCATATTTGTCGGGAGCGCGACCAATAGCGAACTTGAAAGAATTACCTAAGTCCTTGTTACCTAGGGTGACAAAAATTATGACTGCCAGGAATGTTAAACCTGTAGTGACTGCGAAGAGGAAAGGATAGCCGTAATTTTGGGCAAGGTAGCCTAAAATTGCACCACCAACACCAATTCCCACATCAAAACCACTCAGGGAAATAGCAAATACCCGTCCTCGTTCTTGGGGTTGGGCACGGTCAGTCAGCATAGTGGCAATGGTAGGAATAAATATACCACCACCCATACCCTCAAAGACTGCCGCTACCAGGAAAGCGACTTCACTTTTTGCCTGCCATAGTAGGAGCATTGCTAAGGAATATAGTACTAAACCGATTGTGACGAATAAACCACGACCGAGGCGATCGCTAGCCCGACCTGTAAATAAACGTACACTAAAACTGGCGATCGCAGCGGCAGTGTAGAACAAACCAGGGTTTAAATCTATATTTGCAGACTTGATATACAAAGGAACAAAGGTGTGTAAAGCACCCAAAGCCAAACCCACTAAGAGCATCAAAATAGATGGCACCCTCACCCTTTCACTAATGAGAATTTGCCAGAAATTATGATTTTGAGTATTTGATTTTTTTGATTTTGGGGCAGAAGTATTTTTTACCTGCAATGCACCTAATAGAGCAATCAATGCCACTTCTGAGGATAATAGGAATAATAATTTATCCCCTCCTAAAGCTTGAATATACCCCCCAATTGCCGGTCCGAGAGCCATTCCAATTGGGTTGACTAGGTTCATGTAACTCATAATTTCACCCCGTTGGTTCGCTGGTGAAATATCTGCAACCATGGCAATAAATGCAATGGAAAAAGCAGCAATACTAATGCCATGAAACACCCGCATCACCATCAGCAAAGGGATAGATGTGGCTACCAGATAGCTTAAGGGAGCAAGAACTGCAACGGCAATACCAATGATTAAAACGATTTTTCGTCCGCGCATATCCGCTAATCGCCCTAACCAAGGACGAGATAGCAATAACCCGACGGCGAAACAAGCCATAACTAAGCCTACTTCCTGTTTATTCCCACCCAGACTTTCGATATAAATGGGTAGGGTTGGTAACAGTGAAGCCATACTCGACCAGAACAATAAACCTGCTGTAAATAATATCAGCAGGTTCGTCTGTAGTTGGGTATCAAAGGTGCGAATAAGTTTCACGGTAGAGGCGAATTTTATCAGGGTTTCTCAATAGTCAGAGGTGAATTACAACTGGTTGTTTGATAAATAACCTCTGAACCATGAAAATATTCTCCCACTACTCTGTCTTCTTGGCTACTACCTCTCGGACTCGGTATATAGGTCGTCCCTGGGATTCGTGGTAAGTTCGCATCAGTAACTCAGCTAGTAAACCAAAGCAGAATAGTTGTACACCCGTGACTAAGAGCAGCACTGCCAGAATTAACAGGGGACGATTGCCGATATCCTCATGGAAAATTATTTTTACCCAAGTTAAGTAAATACCAATTGCTCCACCGGAAAGTATAGAAACCATACCCCACAAACCAAATACATGCATGGGGCGGGTGAGGAACTTTTTCATGAAGGCAATGGTAAACAAATCCATTAATACCCGAAAAGTCCGTGATAACCCGTACTTGCTCTGACCAAAACGCCGAGCATGGTGTCTTACGGGCATTTCTGTGATTCTTGCTCCTTCGATATATGCCAGGGCTGGTAAAAAACGATGCAATTCACCGTATAAATTCATATCGGCGACTAATTCGGCGCGGTAAGCTTTTAAAGAGCAGCCGTAATCATGAATATGGACGCTAGTAATCCGACGAATTAACCAGTTAGCAATTTTGGAAGGTAGTAAGCGAGTTAAAGCCGCATCTTGTCGTTGTTTGCGCCAACCACTAACCAAATCATAGCCTTCCTCTAACTTTGCCAGCAGCATCGGTATATCTGCGGGGTCATTTTGTAAGTCTGCATCTAATGTCACAACTGCTTTGCCGATGGCATAGTTGAAACCTGCCGCCATGGCTG
The Calothrix sp. 336/3 DNA segment above includes these coding regions:
- the moaC gene encoding cyclic pyranopterin monophosphate synthase MoaC is translated as MQANSPENPSNLSHLDSQGQAQMVDVSEKNVTVRQATAIAKVKMQLATFATIQAGNAPKGDVLGTARIAGIMAAKQTANLIPLCHPLPIQKVTVEIIPQPELPGYEIQATVKIKAETGVEMEALTAVSVAALTLYDMAKALEKSIQIESIQLVSKTGGKSGDYRQ
- a CDS encoding MFS transporter, yielding MKLIRTFDTQLQTNLLILFTAGLLFWSSMASLLPTLPIYIESLGGNKQEVGLVMACFAVGLLLSRPWLGRLADMRGRKIVLIIGIAVAVLAPLSYLVATSIPLLMVMRVFHGISIAAFSIAFIAMVADISPANQRGEIMSYMNLVNPIGMALGPAIGGYIQALGGDKLLFLLSSEVALIALLGALQVKNTSAPKSKKSNTQNHNFWQILISERVRVPSILMLLVGLALGALHTFVPLYIKSANIDLNPGLFYTAAAIASFSVRLFTGRASDRLGRGLFVTIGLVLYSLAMLLLWQAKSEVAFLVAAVFEGMGGGIFIPTIATMLTDRAQPQERGRVFAISLSGFDVGIGVGGAILGYLAQNYGYPFLFAVTTGLTFLAVIIFVTLGNKDLGNSFKFAIGRAPDKYALSNNN
- a CDS encoding glycosyltransferase family 2 protein, with translation MRSGLLSNSMEEDGVISAIIPQVSVVVPIKDEVESLPHLLEAIATILTESGLTYEIICVDDGSSDGSAQYLKTQAEIRSDLKAVILRRNYGQTAAMAAGFNYAIGKAVVTLDADLQNDPADIPMLLAKLEEGYDLVSGWRKQRQDAALTRLLPSKIANWLIRRITSVHIHDYGCSLKAYRAELVADMNLYGELHRFLPALAYIEGARITEMPVRHHARRFGQSKYGLSRTFRVLMDLFTIAFMKKFLTRPMHVFGLWGMVSILSGGAIGIYLTWVKIIFHEDIGNRPLLILAVLLLVTGVQLFCFGLLAELLMRTYHESQGRPIYRVREVVAKKTE